The DNA window GGAAAGCGTACCGAATCTGTTTGGCTAATTAGTTTTGCGCCGAGTTCGGCAATGTATTCTTGTAAAACCGGATCGCTGACCATAGGAAAAGAGCCACGTGCGACTTTAATAAAAGCTGCGCCGTATTGACGTTCTTGATCGATCGATAAAGCCGTCACACCCGCGGTGCCAATTTCGGGTAGTTTATTAGTTGCTTGTGCTGAGCTAACGAGACCTAATGTACCGACAAATAATGCTGTACTGGTCAAGCGTAATATTTTTTTGAGATACAAATGGGCGACCTATGCGGTAATAACTAAGTAAATTTAGTTAACATAGTAGAGCATAATATTAACCGATAACAGTGACAAATAGTAAGACGGCCTATATTCGTTATAGTTCCGTGGGATGTTTAGCCAATTTTTGTTGATGAAAGATAAGATATTTACGCTTTTGTGGAAAAAATAGTGTTAATCCTGCTAAAATCGACAAGTATTTATTTCAAATTTAAAATGAGAGTGAATTAAGATGGGCAGAGCGTTCCAAAACCGTAAATTATCGATGGCTAAAACAGCTGGCATGAAAACTAAGATCTACTCTAAATATGGTAAAGAGATCTATGTATCTGCAAAAACTGGTGGTGGCGACCCTGATAGCAACTTAAGTCTTCGCCGCATCATTGAAAAAGCGAAAAAAGATCAAGTACCAACACACGTAATTGACCGTGCGATTGAAAAAGCAGCTGGTGCTGGTGGTGAAGATTATGAGCGTGCAAGTTATGAAGGTTTTGGTCCTGGTAACTGTATGGTTATCGTTGAATGCTTAACTGATAATGGCAAGCGTACTTTCACTGAAGTTCGTCAAGCATTCGTTAAGAATGGCGCGAAACTTGGTGCTCCAGGTGCTGTTTCACACATGTTTGATCATCAAGCTGTATTTGAATTCAAATTTGATGATGAAGATGCGGTATTAGAAACATTAATGGAAGCGGAAGTAGATGTTGCTGATGTAGAGAACGAAGATGGTACTATTACTGTTTATGTTCCACATACTGAGTTCTACAAAACTAAAGTAGCCTTATCAGACGCATTTTCTGGTATTGAATTTGATGCAGAAGACATTACATTCTTACCACAAGTTGAAACGGAAGTGACAGGTGATGACGTTGAAATGTTCGAACGTTTCCTTGCAGCACTAAATGATTGTGATGATGTTCAAGACGTATATCACAATGCAATCATTGACTAATTAGTCATGATGTACGGTTATTAACACCGCGCATAAAAAAGGCCGATTACCGCTTCTTTATCTGAATGGGTAATCGGCCTTTTTTGATCTACTCGTTGTCGCGTATTTAAAGACGAGACAAACTAAGCAAATTACATTTTCTTACAGTACGCAGAAATGATCACCATTGCAGTACCGTTGGCACGGCCTTGAATGTGTAATGGATTATCTGTTAAACCGATATTACGGACTGCTGTACCACGTTTGATCACTAAGCTTGAACCTTTAACTGGTAAATCTTTGATGATGTTTACGTTGTCGCCAGCTTGTAAGATAGTACCATTCACATCACGCGCTGGTGAGTCAGTCATTGCTGCAATTAGCACGCCTTTTTCAGCCCATGCTTTTACGTCTTCTTCTAGATACATCATATCAAGTAGGTCACGTGACCAGTCTGCATCTAGGCGATTTAACATACGATATGCAAGTACTTGCACTGCTGGTACTTGGCTCCACATGCTGTCGTTTAGGCAACGCCAGTGATTTTTATCAAGAGTATCTGAGTTGTTGATTTGCTCAAGGCAAGTATCACAAAGCATTACTGCACAGTCAGAGCTTTTTTCTGGTGATTCAGGTAGCTCATAAGCTGATAGGTTAGATTCTGATGTGCACATTTCACATTTAGAATCACTGCGTTGTAATAGCGTTGTTTCGATAGTCATTGAATTAATCCTCTAAATTTTGTGGGCTATTATGCCACAGCGGAAGTATTTTGGGTATCTCACAATAGGTTTCAATCAGATGTTATCGGCTAACTTGAGCAACATGCTTGGTTAAATTCACAATCAACGCCTTAGCGAGTTGAATTAATCAACTTAATCTGACTACACTGGTTTTTTATCTAGTCGGAGTTCACATGGAAGCAAGCGTATTATTTGATGAGTTAGCGACGAATGATGGTCATGTCATTGGTGTTATTACCCTTAATAAAGCACGTCAATTGCATGCACTGAGTGCGGATATGTTTCCATTATTACGTCAGCAGTTACTTGCTTGGCAACGTGATAATAGGGTTGTCAGTGTATTGCTGACTAGTGCTGGTGAGAAAGCATTTTGCGCCGGTGGTGATGTTAAATCATTACAACAAGCGTTAACTAGCACTGAAGGGGATGGGGCTAAACTGCAGGTTGTCAGTCAATATTTTATGGCTGAGTACCAAGTCGACTATTTATTACATAACTTTGGTAAGCCACTAATCGTTTGGGGTGATGGTATTATTATGGGGGGGGGCTTAGGGTTGTTTATGGGGGCAAGTCATCGCGTTGTTACTGAGACTGCACGTATTGCTATGCCGGAAATTACCATCGGTTTATTCCCTGATGTTGGTGCGACTTGGTTCTTAAATCATTTACCATACCCTGGTGTTGGATTATTTTTAGGGTTAACTGGCGCCAGCATTAATGCCAAAGATGCGCAATATTTAGGGTTAACCGAGTATTTAATTCCTGCCATAAAATACGCGAATGTGGTGAATGCATTAACCACGCTTGATTGGCAAACTGATACTGCGGTACATCACCAACAAGTTGATCAGCTATTAGCTCAACAGTATGCGGATACTAATTTCATCAATGGTAATTTAATTAATCATCAAGCTTTGTTTACTCAGTTGAGTCTTTATACAGAACTCACTGACGTGATGGCATGTATTCAAACGCACGAAAGTTGTGATCCGTGGTTACAAACCAGCGTTAAAAAATTGCTATTAGGCAGCCCAATATCAGCGCATATCTTGTACCGGCAGGTAAACCAATATACTGAGCTATCGCTAGCAGCATGCTTTCAACTGGAGTTAGATTTAGCGGTGAATGTCTGTCTAAATGCTGATCTTGTTGAAGGAGTAAGGGCTTTGTTAGTCGACAAAGACAACAAACCGAATTGGTTATTTAAACAGATTAAAGACGTACCTGTTGATTTTGTTGATGGCTTATTTGTATCGCCTTGGGTAATCGAATCGCACCCACTGCGCGCTGTAATTGATATTTAAATTACCTAATTATGTGACATCTATATCAAAGTGGGTAGATAAGTTGTTTTGATTTTATAAACCCCTTTATTTTGTAAGGTTTAAAGTTATAATTACCTCAAAGTGGTTAATTTGTTGGTGGATTGCGCTATCAAATAACGGCACTGAGATAATTATTACTTACAGTGAATTTTAAAAGTGTACTGCGGCAATAATTATTGATTTATTTTGGAGATATATTATGAGCACTGCATTCTTTATTCCTGCTTACAATCTAATGGGCGCAGGCTGTCTAATTCAAGCGGCTGACGCAATCAAATCTCATGGTTTTAAAAAAGCATTAATTGTCACTGATAAAGTGATTAATAGCATTGGCATGGTGAAACAAGTTCAAGATTTATTAGATGCGAGAGGCGTTGAATCAGCCGTTTTTGATGGTACTCAGCCAAACCCGACAACAGCGAATGTTGCTGCTGGACTTGAATTATTAAATTCAGAAGTGTGTGATTTTGTGATTTCGTTAGGTGGTGGTTCACCACATGATTGCGCTAAAGGTATTGCACTTGTAGCTGCTAATGGTGGTCATATTGCTGATTATGAAGGCGTGGATCAATCAGATAAAGCACAACTTCCATTAGTGGCAATTAATACCACTGCGGGAACGGCTTCTGAAATGACGCGTTTTTGTATTATAACCAATGAAACAACACACATTAAAATGGCGATTGTTGATAAAAATACCACACCGTTAATCTCAGTGAATGATCCGGAATTAATGTTAGCTAAACCAGCTTCATTAACGGCTGCAACTGGTATGGATGCATTGACCCATGCGGTAGAAGCGTATGTGTCAACTGCGGCGACACCGATTACAGATGCAGTTGCGATTAAAGCGATGGAACTAATTCAAGCGCATTTACGCACGGCGGTAGCACACGGTGAGAATATCGAAGCTCGTGAACAAATGGCGTATGCACAATTCATGGCTGGTATGGCATTTAATAATGCTTCACTCGGTTACGTACATGCAATGGCGCATCAGTTGGGTGGTTTTTACGACTTACCACACGGTGTATGTAATGCGGTATTACTACCATATGTACAGGCGTATAATGCACAAGTTTGTCCTGCGCGTTTACGTGATGTGGCTAAAGCGATGGGGGTTGATGTGGCAGGCATGACGCCAGAACAAGGTGCAGATGCAGCGATTGTTGCAATTAAAGAATTAGCGTTAGCGGTAGGTATTCCAGCAGGCTTAACAAGCTTAAAGGTAAAGGTTGAAGATATTCCAGAGCTGGCTAAAAATGCACTGAATGATGCGTGTGGTTTTACTAATCCAAAGCAAGCGACCCATGAAGAAGTTTGCGCAATCTTTAACGCGGCAATGTAATCAATTTATCGTTCGCTTAGTTATTATGAACTATCACGATAGAAAGAACGCTAATAGGTAATTTAGAAAGCCCAGGTATTAATTTTAATGTCTGGGCTTTTTATTTGTTATTTTAATCTTTAGCTTCAACTACAATGCATAGAGTATCAGCTGGCACTCCAGACTTGTTGACCTGTACGAGTAAAGTTATAACCACCGAGTTGATCTCCTTTAGCTTGGATTTTCATATCAGATAGCGACTGTAGCAATTGTTGCTGCAAGGTGCGGAAATAGATATTTTTTGGGATCACGAGTTCAAAAGCTTCGGTACTCAGCGGAATAAACCCTAAACCAAATTCGCCTGCAGTGCTTTGACTCGCGCAGCCCACATCCGCTTCTCCACGGGCAATGCAAGACGCTAGCTCTCGTTCACTGTGACAAGTTTCCGCTGCGGTAAGCATATCGACAGTGTAAGCATGATTATGCAACCATTCACCTAAGGCGCGCATACTACCAGCTCCTTCTTGACGTAGTGCCCAGCGCCAGCGTGAAGTCAGTAACTCTTGTAAGTTTAAAGAGCGTGAGTTTACTAAATCGGCTAATTCTTTATTAACCACTAAGCCTTGTTGACGCTCGAAGGCGTGGATCAGTACCCAGTTTTTATGCCCTGGATATTGCTGTAATAATGCGGGATGACGCAAGCTTGCTTCTTCTGCATGGCCCCAGTGGATCGCACAAATGTCCACATGGCCTTTACTGAGCATGGCTAAACCTTGGCGAGTGCCTGTTGAGGTGTAACCAACTAGTGCGGTGCTGCCAAGCTTTTGTGCCATCTTACCCACGACCAGTTGCAAGAGTGGATCATCAGAACCTGCGATGAGTAAGCGGTCATTCAGTACGCCGTTATGACAAGACTCCAGTAGCCATTTATCCAACATTGCTTTGGGAAATAACCATTTACCCGTTACTTTCGTTGCAGGCAAGTGGCCATCGTTAGCCAGTGTGTAGACCTTTTTTTCATTCAGGTCTAAATACTCAGCGACTTGCTTTACATTCATAAAAGCAGGGAAGTGTTCGATCATGCACTCTTACCG is part of the Moritella viscosa genome and encodes:
- a CDS encoding PhnA protein, which codes for MTIETTLLQRSDSKCEMCTSESNLSAYELPESPEKSSDCAVMLCDTCLEQINNSDTLDKNHWRCLNDSMWSQVPAVQVLAYRMLNRLDADWSRDLLDMMYLEEDVKAWAEKGVLIAAMTDSPARDVNGTILQAGDNVNIIKDLPVKGSSLVIKRGTAVRNIGLTDNPLHIQGRANGTAMVIISAYCKKM
- a CDS encoding UPF0082 protein; this translates as MGRAFQNRKLSMAKTAGMKTKIYSKYGKEIYVSAKTGGGDPDSNLSLRRIIEKAKKDQVPTHVIDRAIEKAAGAGGEDYERASYEGFGPGNCMVIVECLTDNGKRTFTEVRQAFVKNGAKLGAPGAVSHMFDHQAVFEFKFDDEDAVLETLMEAEVDVADVENEDGTITVYVPHTEFYKTKVALSDAFSGIEFDAEDITFLPQVETEVTGDDVEMFERFLAALNDCDDVQDVYHNAIID
- the adhB gene encoding alcohol dehydrogenase 2 codes for the protein MSTAFFIPAYNLMGAGCLIQAADAIKSHGFKKALIVTDKVINSIGMVKQVQDLLDARGVESAVFDGTQPNPTTANVAAGLELLNSEVCDFVISLGGGSPHDCAKGIALVAANGGHIADYEGVDQSDKAQLPLVAINTTAGTASEMTRFCIITNETTHIKMAIVDKNTTPLISVNDPELMLAKPASLTAATGMDALTHAVEAYVSTAATPITDAVAIKAMELIQAHLRTAVAHGENIEAREQMAYAQFMAGMAFNNASLGYVHAMAHQLGGFYDLPHGVCNAVLLPYVQAYNAQVCPARLRDVAKAMGVDVAGMTPEQGADAAIVAIKELALAVGIPAGLTSLKVKVEDIPELAKNALNDACGFTNPKQATHEEVCAIFNAAM
- a CDS encoding enoyl-CoA hydratase/isomerase family protein, whose translation is MEASVLFDELATNDGHVIGVITLNKARQLHALSADMFPLLRQQLLAWQRDNRVVSVLLTSAGEKAFCAGGDVKSLQQALTSTEGDGAKLQVVSQYFMAEYQVDYLLHNFGKPLIVWGDGIIMGGGLGLFMGASHRVVTETARIAMPEITIGLFPDVGATWFLNHLPYPGVGLFLGLTGASINAKDAQYLGLTEYLIPAIKYANVVNALTTLDWQTDTAVHHQQVDQLLAQQYADTNFINGNLINHQALFTQLSLYTELTDVMACIQTHESCDPWLQTSVKKLLLGSPISAHILYRQVNQYTELSLAACFQLELDLAVNVCLNADLVEGVRALLVDKDNKPNWLFKQIKDVPVDFVDGLFVSPWVIESHPLRAVIDI